One Grus americana isolate bGruAme1 chromosome Z, bGruAme1.mat, whole genome shotgun sequence DNA window includes the following coding sequences:
- the TBC1D2 gene encoding TBC1 domain family member 2A isoform X1, with amino-acid sequence MKKGPESGACPLAAPGNVVESNPENNSSNGASAKEDNILSSSGELENTQLKPSRETSRKKLCGYLNKLGIKGPIKTWKSRWFFYDENKCHLLYYRTAQDINPLGSIDLSNASFDCKVENGEGVFEIRTPSRVFTLKAISKQAMMYWLQQLQMRRWEFCNTQSRFPVGSSQLVHEPLAGRTNVVDSEDFLPPVKTPTEAVGLKAASLPAPQTSTALQNISLKHPWTEIQNTVYNICGSKQLWGNNGNVFSFSEFQEHPENPDEQEEEVEAGCAVKEQIPEDGKMESRLNWVRKAKWMNSGFPGLPEELSRERNPMDNVSVLQQQILTLTEEVKSQKELVKLLHKALEAAQQEKRVSSMYLTAAEDKDRLELVRHKVRQIADLTSRLEALEQDKKKLEQMLTLRDSHIQELKEHVQLLMEKNHAKQEVIMALTEQMAHELSDPLQEANTITAETLYKQQEKIEHLKDDIDAYKTQNQFLNSEIHQVTRLWTSVAENEKALLMKCACLQARNCQMESKYLTVLRKLQEALPGLPSSHAELVRNLIQEALQWDVKEEAEEGFNLNPVSEYDEYGFMTVPDYEVEDWKLLAKIQALEIKSNNLRSQEVVEKPLRDRWNSVGELSPSAELKSLIRCGIPVEHRQRVWRWIVNRHCSRLSDHYQRLLKQSKSTEHPACRQIELDLPRTLTNNKYFSSPTSQLIPKLRRVLLAFSWHNLAIGYCQGLNRLAAVALLVLEDEESAFWCLVHIVENLMPADYYSDTLITSQVDQRVFKDFLSEKLPRLMAHFEQYRIDVSLITFNWFLVAFVDSLVSDILLRVWDAFLYEGTKVIFRYALAIFKYNEEEILRIHDSVEIYQYLRFFTRMITDGRKLMNIAFNDLNPFPMKLLRNRRSMHREELEAELCELEQIKAAYVKERAEQGSQDLKEVGSEEEEEM; translated from the exons atgaaaaaaggaCCAGAAAGTGGAGCTTGTCCCCTTGCTGCTCCAGGCAATGTAGTGGAGTCAAATCCagaaaataacagcagtaaTGGAGCCTCAGCGAAAGAGGACAACATACTTTCCTCTTCTGGAGAACTGGAAAACACACAGCTGAAACCCAGCAGGGaaacatccagaaaaaaacTGTGTGGCTATTTGAATAAGCTGGGCATTAAGGGCCCCATCAAGACCTGGAAGTCTCGCTGGTTCTTTTAtgatgaaaacaaatgtcattTACTATACTACAGAACTGCACAGGACATCAACCCTTTGGGGTCTATTGATCTCTCCAACGCCAGTTTTGACTGCAAGGTGGAAAATGGGGAAGGGGTTTTTGAAATCAGAACGCCAAGCAGAGTTTTTACTTTGAAG GCAATCAGCAAACAGGCAATGATGTACTGGCTGCAGCAGCTACAAATGAGACGTTGGGAATTTTGCAACACTCAGAGCAGATTTCCTGTGGGCAGCTCCCAGCTTGTGCATGAACCGCTGGCTGGCAGAACAA ATGTTGTTGACAGTGAAGACTTTCTGCCTCCGGTGAAAACACCAACAGAAGCAGTGGGTTTAAAGGCAGCGTCTTTGCCTGCACCCCAAACATCTACTGCTTTGCAGAACATCTCCCTTAAGCACCCTTGGACAGAGATACA AAACACTGTCTACAATATCTGTGGCTCCAAGCAGCTCTGGGGGAACAATGGGAACGTCTTTAGCTTCAGTGAATTCCAGGAACACCCTGAGAACCCAGATGAGCAAGAGGAAGAAGTGGAGGCAGGGTGTGCAG ttaaGGAGCAGATCCCAGAGGATGGAAAGATGGAGTCCAGGCTGAACTGGGTTAGGAAAGCCAAGTGGATGAACAGTGGCTTCCCAGGCTTGCCTGAAGAACTGTCTAGGGAGAGGAACCCAATGGATAATGTGAGTGTCCTACAGCAACAGATTCTGACACTCACAGAAGAAGTCAAGTCACAGAAG GAGCTGGTAAAACTTCTTCACAAAGCTCTGGAGGCAGCCCAGCAGGAGAAGCGAGTATCTAGCATGTATCTCACTGCAGCAGAAGATAaggacaggctggagctggtgcGCCACAAAGTGAGACAAATCGCAGATCTCACTAGTCGACTGGAAGCTCTTGAACAGGATAAGAAGAAACTAGAGCAGATGCTGACTCTGAGAGACAGCCACATCCAGGAACTCAAGGAACATGTGCAACTTCTGATGGAGAAGAACCACGCCAAACAGGAAGTCATCATGGCCTTGACAGAACAGATGGCCCACGAACTCTCTGACCCTCTGCAAGAAGCCAACACTATCACTGCAGAGACCTTGTATAAGCAGCAGGAGAAGATTGAGCACCTGAAG GATGATATTGATGCATACAAAACTCAGAACCAGTTTCTCAACTCAGAGATCCACCAGGTTACTCGACTCTGGACAAGTGTTGCTGAGAATGAAAAAGCCCTCCTGATGAAG TGTGCCTGCCTGCAAGCACGAAACTGCCAGATGGAGAGCAAATACCTGACAGTCTTGCGGAAGCTGCAGGAGGCTTTGCCTGgcctgcccagctcccatgCTGAGTTGGTGAGGAACCTTATCCAGGAAGCGCTCCAGTGGGATgtgaaggaagaagcagaagaaggtTTTAACCTGAACCCTGTAAG TGAGTATGATGAGTATGGGTTTATGACTGTACCTGACTATGAAGTTGAGGATTGGAAACTTCTGGCTAAAATCCAAGCCCTGGAGATAAAGTCCAACAACCTGCGGAGCCAGGAAGTGGTAGAGAAGCCCCTCCGTGACAGGTGGAACAGTGTGGGAGAGCTGagcccctctgcagagctgaagagCCTGATCCGATGTGGCATTCCAGTGGAGCATCGGCAACGGGTCTGGAGGTGGATTGTCAACCGGCACTGTAGCCGTCTGTCTGACCACTACCAGCGGCTGTTAAAACAGAGCAAGAGCACTGAGCACCCTGCCTGCCGGCAGATTGAGCTCGACCTGCCCCGCACACTGACcaacaacaaatatttttcctctcccactTCCCAGCTCATCCCCAAGCTCCGGAGGGTGCTGTTGGCATTCTCCTGGCACAATCTTGCCATTGGATACTGCCAGGGACTGAACAG ATTGGCAGCTGTTGCCCTCCTGGTCCTCGAAGATGAGGAAAGTGCTTTCTGGTGCCTAGTCCATATTGTGGAGAACCTAATGCCAGCAGACTACTACAGTGACACACTGATAACATCGCAG GTAGATCAGAGAGTCTTCAAAGACTTCCTGTCAGAGAAACTGCCTCGCCTCATGGCTCATTTTGAGCAGTATCGGATTGATGTCTCACTCATCACCTTCAATTGGTTTCTGGTGGCGTTTGTGGACAGCCTGGTCAGCGACATCCTCCTCCGAGTGTGGGATGCCTTCTTGTACGAGGGAACTAAG GTGATTTTCCGCTATGCTCttgcaatttttaaatacaatgagGAGGAAATCCTAAGAATTCATGACAGTGTGGAGATCTACCAGTACCTACGCTTTTTCACGAGAATGATCACGGATGGCAG GAAGCTGATGAACATTGCCTTCAATGACTTAAACCCCTTCCCCATGAAACTGCTGAGGAACCGACGGTCAATGCACAGGgaagagctggaggcagagctgtgtgaaCTGGAACAGATCAAGGCAGCCTATGTAAaagagagagcagagcagggttCTCAGGACCTGAAGGAGGTTGGtagtgaagaggaagaagagatgtAA
- the TBC1D2 gene encoding TBC1 domain family member 2A isoform X3, whose protein sequence is MKKGPESGACPLAAPGNVVESNPENNSSNGASAKEDNILSSSGELENTQLKPSRETSRKKLCGYLNKLGIKGPIKTWKSRWFFYDENKCHLLYYRTAQDINPLGSIDLSNASFDCKVENGEGVFEIRTPSRVFTLKAISKQAMMYWLQQLQMRRWEFCNTQSRFPVGSSQLVHEPLAGRTNVVDSEDFLPPVKTPTEAVGLKAASLPAPQTSTALQNISLKHPWTEIQNTVYNICGSKQLWGNNGNVFSFSEFQEHPENPDEQEEEVEAGCAVKEQIPEDGKMESRLNWVRKAKWMNSGFPGLPEELSRERNPMDNVSVLQQQILTLTEEVKSQKELVKLLHKALEAAQQEKRVSSMYLTAAEDKDRLELVRHKVRQIADLTSRLEALEQDKKKLEQMLTLRDSHIQELKEHVQLLMEKNHAKQEVIMALTEQMAHELSDPLQEANTITAETLYKQQEKIEHLKDDIDAYKTQNQFLNSEIHQVTRLWTSVAENEKALLMKCACLQARNCQMESKYLTVLRKLQEALPGLPSSHAELVRNLIQEALQWDVKEEAEEGFNLNPVRLAAVALLVLEDEESAFWCLVHIVENLMPADYYSDTLITSQVDQRVFKDFLSEKLPRLMAHFEQYRIDVSLITFNWFLVAFVDSLVSDILLRVWDAFLYEGTKVIFRYALAIFKYNEEEILRIHDSVEIYQYLRFFTRMITDGRKLMNIAFNDLNPFPMKLLRNRRSMHREELEAELCELEQIKAAYVKERAEQGSQDLKEVGSEEEEEM, encoded by the exons atgaaaaaaggaCCAGAAAGTGGAGCTTGTCCCCTTGCTGCTCCAGGCAATGTAGTGGAGTCAAATCCagaaaataacagcagtaaTGGAGCCTCAGCGAAAGAGGACAACATACTTTCCTCTTCTGGAGAACTGGAAAACACACAGCTGAAACCCAGCAGGGaaacatccagaaaaaaacTGTGTGGCTATTTGAATAAGCTGGGCATTAAGGGCCCCATCAAGACCTGGAAGTCTCGCTGGTTCTTTTAtgatgaaaacaaatgtcattTACTATACTACAGAACTGCACAGGACATCAACCCTTTGGGGTCTATTGATCTCTCCAACGCCAGTTTTGACTGCAAGGTGGAAAATGGGGAAGGGGTTTTTGAAATCAGAACGCCAAGCAGAGTTTTTACTTTGAAG GCAATCAGCAAACAGGCAATGATGTACTGGCTGCAGCAGCTACAAATGAGACGTTGGGAATTTTGCAACACTCAGAGCAGATTTCCTGTGGGCAGCTCCCAGCTTGTGCATGAACCGCTGGCTGGCAGAACAA ATGTTGTTGACAGTGAAGACTTTCTGCCTCCGGTGAAAACACCAACAGAAGCAGTGGGTTTAAAGGCAGCGTCTTTGCCTGCACCCCAAACATCTACTGCTTTGCAGAACATCTCCCTTAAGCACCCTTGGACAGAGATACA AAACACTGTCTACAATATCTGTGGCTCCAAGCAGCTCTGGGGGAACAATGGGAACGTCTTTAGCTTCAGTGAATTCCAGGAACACCCTGAGAACCCAGATGAGCAAGAGGAAGAAGTGGAGGCAGGGTGTGCAG ttaaGGAGCAGATCCCAGAGGATGGAAAGATGGAGTCCAGGCTGAACTGGGTTAGGAAAGCCAAGTGGATGAACAGTGGCTTCCCAGGCTTGCCTGAAGAACTGTCTAGGGAGAGGAACCCAATGGATAATGTGAGTGTCCTACAGCAACAGATTCTGACACTCACAGAAGAAGTCAAGTCACAGAAG GAGCTGGTAAAACTTCTTCACAAAGCTCTGGAGGCAGCCCAGCAGGAGAAGCGAGTATCTAGCATGTATCTCACTGCAGCAGAAGATAaggacaggctggagctggtgcGCCACAAAGTGAGACAAATCGCAGATCTCACTAGTCGACTGGAAGCTCTTGAACAGGATAAGAAGAAACTAGAGCAGATGCTGACTCTGAGAGACAGCCACATCCAGGAACTCAAGGAACATGTGCAACTTCTGATGGAGAAGAACCACGCCAAACAGGAAGTCATCATGGCCTTGACAGAACAGATGGCCCACGAACTCTCTGACCCTCTGCAAGAAGCCAACACTATCACTGCAGAGACCTTGTATAAGCAGCAGGAGAAGATTGAGCACCTGAAG GATGATATTGATGCATACAAAACTCAGAACCAGTTTCTCAACTCAGAGATCCACCAGGTTACTCGACTCTGGACAAGTGTTGCTGAGAATGAAAAAGCCCTCCTGATGAAG TGTGCCTGCCTGCAAGCACGAAACTGCCAGATGGAGAGCAAATACCTGACAGTCTTGCGGAAGCTGCAGGAGGCTTTGCCTGgcctgcccagctcccatgCTGAGTTGGTGAGGAACCTTATCCAGGAAGCGCTCCAGTGGGATgtgaaggaagaagcagaagaaggtTTTAACCTGAACCCTGTAAG ATTGGCAGCTGTTGCCCTCCTGGTCCTCGAAGATGAGGAAAGTGCTTTCTGGTGCCTAGTCCATATTGTGGAGAACCTAATGCCAGCAGACTACTACAGTGACACACTGATAACATCGCAG GTAGATCAGAGAGTCTTCAAAGACTTCCTGTCAGAGAAACTGCCTCGCCTCATGGCTCATTTTGAGCAGTATCGGATTGATGTCTCACTCATCACCTTCAATTGGTTTCTGGTGGCGTTTGTGGACAGCCTGGTCAGCGACATCCTCCTCCGAGTGTGGGATGCCTTCTTGTACGAGGGAACTAAG GTGATTTTCCGCTATGCTCttgcaatttttaaatacaatgagGAGGAAATCCTAAGAATTCATGACAGTGTGGAGATCTACCAGTACCTACGCTTTTTCACGAGAATGATCACGGATGGCAG GAAGCTGATGAACATTGCCTTCAATGACTTAAACCCCTTCCCCATGAAACTGCTGAGGAACCGACGGTCAATGCACAGGgaagagctggaggcagagctgtgtgaaCTGGAACAGATCAAGGCAGCCTATGTAAaagagagagcagagcagggttCTCAGGACCTGAAGGAGGTTGGtagtgaagaggaagaagagatgtAA
- the TBC1D2 gene encoding TBC1 domain family member 2A isoform X2, producing the protein MKKGPESGACPLAAPGNVVESNPENNSSNGASAKEDNILSSSGELENTQLKPSRETSRKKLCGYLNKLGIKGPIKTWKSRWFFYDENKCHLLYYRTAQDINPLGSIDLSNASFDCKVENGEGVFEIRTPSRVFTLKAISKQAMMYWLQQLQMRRWEFCNTQSRFPVGSSQLVHEPLAGRTNVVDSEDFLPPVKTPTEAVGLKAASLPAPQTSTALQNISLKHPWTEIQNTVYNICGSKQLWGNNGNVFSFSEFQEHPENPDEQEEEVEAGCAVKEQIPEDGKMESRLNWVRKAKWMNSGFPGLPEELSRERNPMDNVSVLQQQILTLTEEVKSQKELVKLLHKALEAAQQEKRVSSMYLTAAEDKDRLELVRHKVRQIADLTSRLEALEQDKKKLEQMLTLRDSHIQELKEHVQLLMEKNHAKQEVIMALTEQMAHELSDPLQEANTITAETLYKQQEKIEHLKDDIDAYKTQNQFLNSEIHQVTRLWTSVAENEKALLMKCACLQARNCQMESKYLTVLRKLQEALPGLPSSHAELVRNLIQEALQWDVKEEAEEGFNLNPVSEYDEYGFMTVPDYEVEDWKLLAKIQALEIKSNNLRSQEVVEKPLRDRWNSVGELSPSAELKSLIRCGIPVEHRQRVWRWIVNRHCSRLSDHYQRLLKQSKSTEHPACRQIELDLPRTLTNNKYFSSPTSQLIPKLRRVLLAFSWHNLAIGYCQGLNRLAAVALLVLEDEESAFWCLVHIVENLMPADYYSDTLITSQVDQRVFKDFLSEKLPRLMAHFEQYRIDVSLITFNWFLVAFVDSLVSDILLRVWDAFLYEGTKVIFRYALAIFKYNEEEILRIHDSVEIYQYLRFFTRMITDGR; encoded by the exons atgaaaaaaggaCCAGAAAGTGGAGCTTGTCCCCTTGCTGCTCCAGGCAATGTAGTGGAGTCAAATCCagaaaataacagcagtaaTGGAGCCTCAGCGAAAGAGGACAACATACTTTCCTCTTCTGGAGAACTGGAAAACACACAGCTGAAACCCAGCAGGGaaacatccagaaaaaaacTGTGTGGCTATTTGAATAAGCTGGGCATTAAGGGCCCCATCAAGACCTGGAAGTCTCGCTGGTTCTTTTAtgatgaaaacaaatgtcattTACTATACTACAGAACTGCACAGGACATCAACCCTTTGGGGTCTATTGATCTCTCCAACGCCAGTTTTGACTGCAAGGTGGAAAATGGGGAAGGGGTTTTTGAAATCAGAACGCCAAGCAGAGTTTTTACTTTGAAG GCAATCAGCAAACAGGCAATGATGTACTGGCTGCAGCAGCTACAAATGAGACGTTGGGAATTTTGCAACACTCAGAGCAGATTTCCTGTGGGCAGCTCCCAGCTTGTGCATGAACCGCTGGCTGGCAGAACAA ATGTTGTTGACAGTGAAGACTTTCTGCCTCCGGTGAAAACACCAACAGAAGCAGTGGGTTTAAAGGCAGCGTCTTTGCCTGCACCCCAAACATCTACTGCTTTGCAGAACATCTCCCTTAAGCACCCTTGGACAGAGATACA AAACACTGTCTACAATATCTGTGGCTCCAAGCAGCTCTGGGGGAACAATGGGAACGTCTTTAGCTTCAGTGAATTCCAGGAACACCCTGAGAACCCAGATGAGCAAGAGGAAGAAGTGGAGGCAGGGTGTGCAG ttaaGGAGCAGATCCCAGAGGATGGAAAGATGGAGTCCAGGCTGAACTGGGTTAGGAAAGCCAAGTGGATGAACAGTGGCTTCCCAGGCTTGCCTGAAGAACTGTCTAGGGAGAGGAACCCAATGGATAATGTGAGTGTCCTACAGCAACAGATTCTGACACTCACAGAAGAAGTCAAGTCACAGAAG GAGCTGGTAAAACTTCTTCACAAAGCTCTGGAGGCAGCCCAGCAGGAGAAGCGAGTATCTAGCATGTATCTCACTGCAGCAGAAGATAaggacaggctggagctggtgcGCCACAAAGTGAGACAAATCGCAGATCTCACTAGTCGACTGGAAGCTCTTGAACAGGATAAGAAGAAACTAGAGCAGATGCTGACTCTGAGAGACAGCCACATCCAGGAACTCAAGGAACATGTGCAACTTCTGATGGAGAAGAACCACGCCAAACAGGAAGTCATCATGGCCTTGACAGAACAGATGGCCCACGAACTCTCTGACCCTCTGCAAGAAGCCAACACTATCACTGCAGAGACCTTGTATAAGCAGCAGGAGAAGATTGAGCACCTGAAG GATGATATTGATGCATACAAAACTCAGAACCAGTTTCTCAACTCAGAGATCCACCAGGTTACTCGACTCTGGACAAGTGTTGCTGAGAATGAAAAAGCCCTCCTGATGAAG TGTGCCTGCCTGCAAGCACGAAACTGCCAGATGGAGAGCAAATACCTGACAGTCTTGCGGAAGCTGCAGGAGGCTTTGCCTGgcctgcccagctcccatgCTGAGTTGGTGAGGAACCTTATCCAGGAAGCGCTCCAGTGGGATgtgaaggaagaagcagaagaaggtTTTAACCTGAACCCTGTAAG TGAGTATGATGAGTATGGGTTTATGACTGTACCTGACTATGAAGTTGAGGATTGGAAACTTCTGGCTAAAATCCAAGCCCTGGAGATAAAGTCCAACAACCTGCGGAGCCAGGAAGTGGTAGAGAAGCCCCTCCGTGACAGGTGGAACAGTGTGGGAGAGCTGagcccctctgcagagctgaagagCCTGATCCGATGTGGCATTCCAGTGGAGCATCGGCAACGGGTCTGGAGGTGGATTGTCAACCGGCACTGTAGCCGTCTGTCTGACCACTACCAGCGGCTGTTAAAACAGAGCAAGAGCACTGAGCACCCTGCCTGCCGGCAGATTGAGCTCGACCTGCCCCGCACACTGACcaacaacaaatatttttcctctcccactTCCCAGCTCATCCCCAAGCTCCGGAGGGTGCTGTTGGCATTCTCCTGGCACAATCTTGCCATTGGATACTGCCAGGGACTGAACAG ATTGGCAGCTGTTGCCCTCCTGGTCCTCGAAGATGAGGAAAGTGCTTTCTGGTGCCTAGTCCATATTGTGGAGAACCTAATGCCAGCAGACTACTACAGTGACACACTGATAACATCGCAG GTAGATCAGAGAGTCTTCAAAGACTTCCTGTCAGAGAAACTGCCTCGCCTCATGGCTCATTTTGAGCAGTATCGGATTGATGTCTCACTCATCACCTTCAATTGGTTTCTGGTGGCGTTTGTGGACAGCCTGGTCAGCGACATCCTCCTCCGAGTGTGGGATGCCTTCTTGTACGAGGGAACTAAG GTGATTTTCCGCTATGCTCttgcaatttttaaatacaatgagGAGGAAATCCTAAGAATTCATGACAGTGTGGAGATCTACCAGTACCTACGCTTTTTCACGAGAATGATCACGGATGGCAGGTAG
- the TBC1D2 gene encoding TBC1 domain family member 2A isoform X4, translating into MESRLNWVRKAKWMNSGFPGLPEELSRERNPMDNVSVLQQQILTLTEEVKSQKELVKLLHKALEAAQQEKRVSSMYLTAAEDKDRLELVRHKVRQIADLTSRLEALEQDKKKLEQMLTLRDSHIQELKEHVQLLMEKNHAKQEVIMALTEQMAHELSDPLQEANTITAETLYKQQEKIEHLKDDIDAYKTQNQFLNSEIHQVTRLWTSVAENEKALLMKCACLQARNCQMESKYLTVLRKLQEALPGLPSSHAELVRNLIQEALQWDVKEEAEEGFNLNPVSEYDEYGFMTVPDYEVEDWKLLAKIQALEIKSNNLRSQEVVEKPLRDRWNSVGELSPSAELKSLIRCGIPVEHRQRVWRWIVNRHCSRLSDHYQRLLKQSKSTEHPACRQIELDLPRTLTNNKYFSSPTSQLIPKLRRVLLAFSWHNLAIGYCQGLNRLAAVALLVLEDEESAFWCLVHIVENLMPADYYSDTLITSQVDQRVFKDFLSEKLPRLMAHFEQYRIDVSLITFNWFLVAFVDSLVSDILLRVWDAFLYEGTKVIFRYALAIFKYNEEEILRIHDSVEIYQYLRFFTRMITDGRKLMNIAFNDLNPFPMKLLRNRRSMHREELEAELCELEQIKAAYVKERAEQGSQDLKEVGSEEEEEM; encoded by the exons ATGGAGTCCAGGCTGAACTGGGTTAGGAAAGCCAAGTGGATGAACAGTGGCTTCCCAGGCTTGCCTGAAGAACTGTCTAGGGAGAGGAACCCAATGGATAATGTGAGTGTCCTACAGCAACAGATTCTGACACTCACAGAAGAAGTCAAGTCACAGAAG GAGCTGGTAAAACTTCTTCACAAAGCTCTGGAGGCAGCCCAGCAGGAGAAGCGAGTATCTAGCATGTATCTCACTGCAGCAGAAGATAaggacaggctggagctggtgcGCCACAAAGTGAGACAAATCGCAGATCTCACTAGTCGACTGGAAGCTCTTGAACAGGATAAGAAGAAACTAGAGCAGATGCTGACTCTGAGAGACAGCCACATCCAGGAACTCAAGGAACATGTGCAACTTCTGATGGAGAAGAACCACGCCAAACAGGAAGTCATCATGGCCTTGACAGAACAGATGGCCCACGAACTCTCTGACCCTCTGCAAGAAGCCAACACTATCACTGCAGAGACCTTGTATAAGCAGCAGGAGAAGATTGAGCACCTGAAG GATGATATTGATGCATACAAAACTCAGAACCAGTTTCTCAACTCAGAGATCCACCAGGTTACTCGACTCTGGACAAGTGTTGCTGAGAATGAAAAAGCCCTCCTGATGAAG TGTGCCTGCCTGCAAGCACGAAACTGCCAGATGGAGAGCAAATACCTGACAGTCTTGCGGAAGCTGCAGGAGGCTTTGCCTGgcctgcccagctcccatgCTGAGTTGGTGAGGAACCTTATCCAGGAAGCGCTCCAGTGGGATgtgaaggaagaagcagaagaaggtTTTAACCTGAACCCTGTAAG TGAGTATGATGAGTATGGGTTTATGACTGTACCTGACTATGAAGTTGAGGATTGGAAACTTCTGGCTAAAATCCAAGCCCTGGAGATAAAGTCCAACAACCTGCGGAGCCAGGAAGTGGTAGAGAAGCCCCTCCGTGACAGGTGGAACAGTGTGGGAGAGCTGagcccctctgcagagctgaagagCCTGATCCGATGTGGCATTCCAGTGGAGCATCGGCAACGGGTCTGGAGGTGGATTGTCAACCGGCACTGTAGCCGTCTGTCTGACCACTACCAGCGGCTGTTAAAACAGAGCAAGAGCACTGAGCACCCTGCCTGCCGGCAGATTGAGCTCGACCTGCCCCGCACACTGACcaacaacaaatatttttcctctcccactTCCCAGCTCATCCCCAAGCTCCGGAGGGTGCTGTTGGCATTCTCCTGGCACAATCTTGCCATTGGATACTGCCAGGGACTGAACAG ATTGGCAGCTGTTGCCCTCCTGGTCCTCGAAGATGAGGAAAGTGCTTTCTGGTGCCTAGTCCATATTGTGGAGAACCTAATGCCAGCAGACTACTACAGTGACACACTGATAACATCGCAG GTAGATCAGAGAGTCTTCAAAGACTTCCTGTCAGAGAAACTGCCTCGCCTCATGGCTCATTTTGAGCAGTATCGGATTGATGTCTCACTCATCACCTTCAATTGGTTTCTGGTGGCGTTTGTGGACAGCCTGGTCAGCGACATCCTCCTCCGAGTGTGGGATGCCTTCTTGTACGAGGGAACTAAG GTGATTTTCCGCTATGCTCttgcaatttttaaatacaatgagGAGGAAATCCTAAGAATTCATGACAGTGTGGAGATCTACCAGTACCTACGCTTTTTCACGAGAATGATCACGGATGGCAG GAAGCTGATGAACATTGCCTTCAATGACTTAAACCCCTTCCCCATGAAACTGCTGAGGAACCGACGGTCAATGCACAGGgaagagctggaggcagagctgtgtgaaCTGGAACAGATCAAGGCAGCCTATGTAAaagagagagcagagcagggttCTCAGGACCTGAAGGAGGTTGGtagtgaagaggaagaagagatgtAA